Sequence from the Desulfovibrio oxyclinae DSM 11498 genome:
TCACGAACAGAAAGCTTGGCATCAAGCCGATAGTCGCGCCCTCCATGTTTTCTAATCATAGTCTTGCCGACAACACCTGGGGCAAAGGGCTTGAAATCAGCTTGGAGAGTTCGGAAATTACGCTCAACAATTCCTTTAGCGTCTCCCCGGTAAGGTGGCGTGTTCTCAACCCGGATTGAGAAGTTGCTTTCCAGCGACTCAATCTGTTGGCCAAGCAACTCTCCCCTGTCAGCGAGTATGGCACTCGGCAAGCCGACGGTTGGCCAGTCTTCGCTGGCAATGTCAAATCCAAACTCGGCACAAAGCTCTACCTTGTCAGTCATTGCCACTGATAGGGCCTGTATGGCGGCAACATAAGAGGCGTTTTCAAAACCAACATAAAAGCCAGCGACCATCCTGCTGAATACATCTTTGACCAGATAGATAACCGGACGCCCAACTATATTGCCCCTCTCGCTGTCCGAGACCAGATAGATGTCAGCAATCGTCGCATCAATTTCATAGCGAGAACCCGGACCAAGGACATTGGTGTTTGCCGTAGAGTCGAGGGGTCTGACATCTTTGTTGTATTTGATGCGGTCCGTTCTTTTCTCCAGACTGTTCGCCTGAGCATATTCACGTTTATAAAAATGCAGCATTTGCCATTTGCTTGGAATTTCCTCTTCAGGAACGTCTGGGTAATACGCCTCATAACGATCCTTGAACCTGCGATGAAGGTAAGAAAAGCTGATTTCTGTGTCCTTCAGCCAGTGCTTGTCGATTGTGATTCGAAAAAGGCGTTCAACCTCATCATCGACAACGGCGCCTACGCCAGGTGTGTATATGCGAGGCCTGCCAAGCTTCTTGGTATTCGCTTTTCTCTTTTTCCCTTTCGCTCCCGAATTCTTGTAATTTGGCAGCAAAGCATTGGGCGTTTGCCCTTGCTGCCAATATCGGCGGATAAGCGTGTAAACTGTCGGCATTGAGACCTTTTGATTGGCAACAACCTCCTTGATCCGACTTGCACGCACATTCGGCTCATAGAAAAACGGGTCTGACACTATAGGCTGTATCAAAGCATGGTTTTTATCGCGTCGCTTTTGCGTAGCACTGCCACGTTTCGGGGTTACTAACGCGAGATCGGCAAAGGGATCATTGGTGCGTTTTAGAGCGTCCTCATCCAGCCCTTTGACGAGTTCGCGAACGAGGACAAGGGACGGAAACGCTTTGGGATCCTCAACCTTAATCCAAACCACCTCCTCAGCCAGCACGGACAGCACTCTGAATAACTGACCGTTGTAGTCAAGGACCTCATT
This genomic interval carries:
- a CDS encoding Mu transposase C-terminal domain-containing protein, with amino-acid sequence MFRVNEVLDYNGQLFRVLSVLAEEVVWIKVEDPKAFPSLVLVRELVKGLDEDALKRTNDPFADLALVTPKRGSATQKRRDKNHALIQPIVSDPFFYEPNVRASRIKEVVANQKVSMPTVYTLIRRYWQQGQTPNALLPNYKNSGAKGKKRKANTKKLGRPRIYTPGVGAVVDDEVERLFRITIDKHWLKDTEISFSYLHRRFKDRYEAYYPDVPEEEIPSKWQMLHFYKREYAQANSLEKRTDRIKYNKDVRPLDSTANTNVLGPGSRYEIDATIADIYLVSDSERGNIVGRPVIYLVKDVFSRMVAGFYVGFENASYVAAIQALSVAMTDKVELCAEFGFDIASEDWPTVGLPSAILADRGELLGQQIESLESNFSIRVENTPPYRGDAKGIVERNFRTLQADFKPFAPGVVGKTMIRKHGGRDYRLDAKLSVREFKTIILSSILMHNRFHVLEKYDREPDMLADLEMTPLSLWNWGIQNRTGRLRAASEEAIRISLLPRTKATVSELGISVFGVYYTSQELLERGWLHRTKEVRRPQGLQAAYDPASADIIYLFPDVNGSEYWPCRLTQRSREFAGASFWEVWQVKDAQKKATAKGKLREDEEKRKHEQLVQNTINKAQQRAPRDVGRNNAERIREIRTNRKNEKRAERQQRSQQNGQKAKAVKAKTIPFKDTEAEDYSYPDLTDEIFGNEDK